In Candidatus Hamiltonella defensa 5AT (Acyrthosiphon pisum), one genomic interval encodes:
- a CDS encoding IucA/IucC family C-terminal-domain containing protein, with the protein MSILEEQIAFHYKHKERQDDAEGKYLSVVFRQAYSAPKCYENCLPITVATLLTSLPQNNNPLITELIASSEQSVEDWFRQYAQVVLHPVISLYLLYGIGLEAHQQNTQILFSDEGMARHLLIRDFGDGRTYAPLLHERGYALQPYSYPGILPTVFFDDIEPVRTFVVDACFLTHLHELALCLTSHYDLDPPVLWKILREVTDQVFNALKKRVSNSLWQRERKMFLSEPCSTRSLLSMHLSQYQNYRLQHELTNPLNFIA; encoded by the coding sequence TTCATTACAAGCATAAAGAAAGGCAGGACGATGCTGAGGGGAAATATCTATCAGTGGTTTTTCGTCAAGCTTACAGTGCCCCAAAATGTTATGAAAACTGTCTTCCGATTACGGTGGCGACTTTATTGACCTCTTTACCTCAAAATAATAACCCCTTGATCACCGAGTTAATTGCTTCTTCTGAACAAAGCGTTGAAGACTGGTTTAGGCAATATGCTCAGGTGGTGCTCCATCCTGTCATCAGCCTTTATCTTTTGTATGGCATTGGTTTGGAAGCACATCAACAAAACACCCAAATTCTTTTTTCTGATGAGGGCATGGCACGTCATTTGTTAATCCGTGATTTTGGCGATGGAAGAACTTATGCACCTTTATTGCATGAACGAGGTTATGCATTACAGCCTTATTCCTATCCAGGGATATTGCCCACCGTATTCTTTGATGATATCGAACCAGTACGCACTTTTGTCGTAGATGCCTGCTTTTTGACTCATTTGCATGAATTGGCGCTCTGTTTGACATCTCATTATGATCTAGATCCCCCGGTTCTTTGGAAAATTCTCAGAGAGGTCACAGATCAGGTTTTTAATGCCTTAAAAAAACGAGTCTCGAATTCTTTATGGCAAAGAGAACGAAAAATGTTCCTTTCTGAACCTTGCTCTACCCGCTCATTATTGAGCATGCATTTATCTCAATATCAAAACTATCGTCTTCAACATGAATTAACTAACCCATTAAATTTCATTGCATAG
- a CDS encoding alanine racemase: MSNTTPEKLTAYVKKYGSPLNLIWPENLHNNLTALRKALQQLHRHLIFYAVKVNKSQALPESAAKSGIGADVSSLYEMRAARKSGIPYSKICASGPSKTSIFLTDLITHDACISIDSTEEFEEIKALIAHIQPAHQVRVLLRYRPSFLPISRFGMKSEDLSLCLDKLASLKKQCHFLGFHFHLSGYDCKTRIEAIRELHPMITRAQSLGIKAQIMNIGGGLPVQYVDQHKSQAYLKEHSPADYDHKKPPLSFYPYGGELNGAQLCNREL; encoded by the coding sequence ATGAGCAACACAACCCCAGAGAAATTAACCGCCTACGTCAAAAAATATGGTTCTCCCCTCAACCTCATTTGGCCAGAAAATCTACACAATAATCTCACGGCTCTACGTAAAGCATTGCAGCAATTACATCGACATTTGATTTTTTATGCGGTGAAAGTCAATAAATCACAGGCTTTGCCGGAATCCGCCGCAAAAAGTGGCATTGGCGCTGATGTGTCTAGTCTTTATGAGATGCGCGCGGCGCGAAAATCGGGGATCCCTTATTCAAAAATTTGTGCCAGTGGCCCTTCTAAAACTTCGATATTTCTCACCGATCTCATCACCCATGATGCGTGTATTTCGATTGATTCAACCGAAGAATTCGAAGAAATAAAAGCGTTAATTGCTCATATTCAGCCTGCACATCAGGTTCGTGTGTTGCTGCGCTATCGTCCGAGTTTTTTGCCAATCAGCCGTTTTGGAATGAAAAGTGAAGATCTTTCGTTATGTTTAGACAAACTCGCATCTCTAAAAAAACAATGCCATTTTTTAGGTTTTCATTTTCATCTCAGTGGTTATGACTGTAAAACACGGATTGAGGCCATTCGTGAGTTGCATCCCATGATAACAAGGGCTCAGTCGCTTGGTATTAAAGCGCAGATCATGAATATTGGCGGAGGCTTACCAGTACAGTACGTTGATCAACACAAATCTCAGGCGTACTTAAAGGAGCACAGTCCGGCAGATTATGATCATAAAAAACCGCCGCTTTCATTTTATCCCTATGGAGGAGAATTGAATGGAGCTCAATTATGTAACCGGGAACTATAA